ACATCCATGGCCATTGGTTTTTCGCAAACAACATGAACGCCCTTCTTAAAAGCAGCGGCAACCATTTCCTTATGTAAATGAACGGCCGAAGCAACTACGACTAAATCGAGTGTTTCCTTTTCAATCATTTCACGCCAGTCGGTATAGACATTCTCAATCCCGCTGGCTTTCTGTGCTTCCACAATATTCCCCCTTGAAACACTCGAGATAGCCACGACTTCAAACCCCTCATGGTGGTCCATCAATGGAGCATGAACCTTTGCGCCAAAACCAGTTCCGATTATCCCGACTCTAAACTTTTCCAAAAATACCACCCCTGTCCAGAATATAATTTAATAGTAAGTCCGGAAGGGGAGGAATGTAAATCAATATAAACAACAAACAAATACCTTTTTATTACAGATTGGGAGGAATACCATCCTATCAAGGAGAATATGAACTGACAATATACTCTAGTAAAGTAGGGGGTTACTATGCTAAAAGCTTGCTGGAGAAACCTTCTTTATATACTTGAACATAAAATCAATGTTTTAGTTGAATGTTGGAAAGAAGGTTTATACATTCAAGGGATTACTCATGACTTATCAAAATTTAATCCAAAGGAATTTATACCATATACGAAGAAATTCTTTTTGGATAGGAATATAGATTCTATTGATGAAATGAAATGGAAGTTTGCTTGGCTCCATCATCAACATAAAAATAAACATCATTGGGAGTATTGGGTAGTCGATCCAAATCAAAAGCTCGCCTTGCCAATGCCTAGAAAATATCTGCTTGAAATGGTATGTGATTGGCGTTCTTTTTCGAGAAGGTGGGGGAGGAAGGTCAAGCTGTCCACTATCAGTCTTTCAGATAAAATGATACTGCATCCTGAAACAAGAGATGCACTGGAAATGATTATTCAGAATGAAAGGGAAGCGGAGTTTAAAGAAACTATAGGTTAATAATCAAAAAAATATGGAGCGATGTTAATATGAATATTGGAGATCTATTATTTCAGCTTATTGCTATCCTTTTGATGATTGGTATTGTTGCGACTATTTTTTATGTTATCCGGTCACTTGTAATAAAGCAGCCAGACAATCAAAAGAGCATGGAACGAAAACTTGACCGAATAATTGAGCTGCTTGAGAAGGAAAATAAAGACTAAACAGCTTATATAATTGTATGTCGGCACATGGTATAATGAGGAACTTAGATGGATTTTAAACATAATTGCACGGATGCTCGAAAAGCCTCCGCCTAGCGATCATATATGGAGGTATAAGAAATGAATAAACGATGGACGATTGATAAAATCAAAGAGTTTGTGGAGAAAAATTCAGAGAGTAAGCTGCTGACGACAGAATATCACGGTTTTTCCCAAAAATTACTATTCAAATGCGCTTGCGGCAACAATTTTGAAAAACCCTTCAAGAAATTCAAGGATAATCACCAGCGCAAATGCGAAGTATGCCAGCCGCCAAAAGCTTCGCGCTAACTGGACAAGGTGAGGCATTAAAGTTAAGTGTTGCCTCAGGGCTTCATGCCAAACAAGGTAGCTTTTTTAGTGAAAAGCTCAATATTCTATCAAAGGAAGCGTAAATCTTGGAGGATTCACGCTTCTTTTTGTTGAACTTATTGAAAAGAATCTTACAGGAGTTACAAGAATAATAATGAAGAGATATATGTTGAAAAAGGACTTTAAGGGTTTGAAAAAAGGAACTCAATTCTATTTGATTGCTGAATCGGAATTTATCGGGGTCAAAGAGTATGTGCTGCGAACCAGGGATTTAAGAATCAGAATATCAATCAATGATAGTGAGTTTCGGCAGAATTTTATTTTGCTAAGTTAGAAATGGAGGTAAAGGTAGTCATGTATTTGTTTTTATCCATTTTGTTAAGTGTCATTCTGGGTTACCTTCTATTTGCTATGGGCCCGATTATAGGTGGCATCCTTGCCTTCGGTATTATTGCAGGCAGTCTATTTAGAGGGATATATTTGCTTAATGACGTCCGTAAAAGGGTTGCGGCTATATCGCCTGATGCAAGTGTACAAGAGCAGTTGCAGGAGCCTGTACTTGAAACCGTTCCTGAACATTTGCAAAGCCCGAGCGCTTATAAAAAATACCTGGAAGCTAAACAGTAGAAAGAAAACCATAAGTCTTTAGAAATTGCCGATATGTGGAGGAATCTAAATGTCATTAGCTGAATTATTGGTTTTTGGTATTGTCTGGGGAGGCTTGATGGTTTACTTCTTAACGCCTTTTAACAATAAGATTAGTAGCAAAGGAAACTCAAAGGTGTCAGTATCCAAGGCATTTAAGGAGAGTTTGACTAGACTGATTTTACATAAAAAGGCCATTCTGGCATTGCTAATGTTGATCATCACTTTAAATTTCATCTGGTCTTATTTTATATCGATTGATGATCATAACAAACTCCACGGAGTCACCAGTGAATCGGTGAAACCACAGGCGATTTTATCCATGGTTAGTTTAACTCTGTATTCCGTACTTCTATATATCTTGCTTGCGGTTAGAAGGGTCCTAAAATTCAAAAATAATGGAACGAACGGGTAGAGCCAATTATCACCAGTGAGGTAGACGTTTAAAGGGGAAAGGTACTACTTTCATGGCTGTGATTGCTTAACAAGGAGGATTAGTTTTGAAGAGGTTTTATGTGGGGGGACAGGTTTGAAAAGAAATACTAAGCTGTTTATCGTGTTTCTGATGATTGTAAGTTATTCAATTGTGTCTTACGGTTCTGGTTCGGAAACGCTGAAGTATATCGGAAAAGGCCTGTTGGCTATTCTAGTAGCTATAATGCTTTGGGACGCATTCAGGGATGATAAGGGGAAAGGGATATAATTGCTGTCGCAAGTTCAGCTACTCCAATATGGACAGTAATTTTGAGTCACATTGCTCATACTTAGAGTGACTGAATAAAATTACCAGATTTATTAAAAGATAGCCTTAACATACAAAAAAGTTGAGGATACTTATGCAAAATTTCAATCCAACCAATCCAGTTAACCCTTCCCGAAAA
This window of the Mesobacillus jeotgali genome carries:
- a CDS encoding DUF5662 family protein → MLKACWRNLLYILEHKINVLVECWKEGLYIQGITHDLSKFNPKEFIPYTKKFFLDRNIDSIDEMKWKFAWLHHQHKNKHHWEYWVVDPNQKLALPMPRKYLLEMVCDWRSFSRRWGRKVKLSTISLSDKMILHPETRDALEMIIQNEREAEFKETIG
- a CDS encoding DUF4083 family protein, whose product is MNIGDLLFQLIAILLMIGIVATIFYVIRSLVIKQPDNQKSMERKLDRIIELLEKENKD